The Bombus fervidus isolate BK054 chromosome 6, iyBomFerv1, whole genome shotgun sequence genome contains a region encoding:
- the LOC139987949 gene encoding ras GTPase-activating-like protein IQGAP1 isoform X3: MKNIIQSIRCKNNDFMDILKTSTLCLKNIIHENAQLYKEQLMQLLESSEWNNIYSESNYHHWKQLFQKEINKANETALKSQKREDCVRLLNLMLQNDVRDDFYKLLKKPDLGLREKIDDFALPLYYEEMKIDRIESQNDLSYSDIVASTRVLSTIAEISKAVDTGNPDLVYQALTNPDCHVSELDQGNKVKYYRALVAVRCKKQATNEECPLLTYIDIQDCIDAVNQQCQTDDEVIQVLRQLNSAVVENDRNGIIAALKNSILKLQTPVSSEDVSLYLKLFKRCLEEKHIDGSELWLEDVENVTKVVNTESSNVKNVCKFLSNINNGLERNDELFTLQCLQQFGIKIPEEYKANCYKTLYNSKNMKSEKYNCELVRYVTHENNESYLNLKNYSYTWDCPKNMTETFYIDMEDIKELIKNITAREYEKCRINNQIIWFQAYARGYLLRKKLSNRFIYFYNNVDKIIRIQAWWRRVVQRKQYMKLLEDKKRYNEKVFQNTSLKVETKYANILDYYRKHEEKIIKIQALWRSRAERHAFRSLLYKEKPPFPVVRHFSAILNFNAEDYDKDLQLQNLKLEVVQNIRHNQVLSQQLDSMDIKIGLLIQNRITLQDVIAHGKSLENLAKQKHSNRDQRNSLSDGVVSHKGLKSLTKEGRKMLEGYQHLFYALQTNPRYLSKLLFLLPQSKTNKFLQNVILTLFNFGSNIREEYLLLKLFGSALQEEIRCKFQKPSEVVTGSPLVLKMAVNYARQLNGQRALRLIVGPIIEKILTDRTLNIETNPVDIYKCWRNQLEMETGETLNLPYAVTQQQALDYEQVRIRLNKGIELLQSTVLEFLTKITESRDLIPYGMLYMAKILNDSLTEKFPNAPEKDILKVVGNLIYYHFINAAIVAPDAFDLITLPIDRSLSNDQRRNLASIAKILQFAASKKGFGEEATHLVCLNPFIIECHEKFKKFFRYCCQIEDLEEHFFIHEYTEATLIHKPEIYISLQEICDTHCLMLEYQDQIASDPMDSLHDLLDDLGPAPTVASLLGISDVACETNLIRLGKMEVCLVLTNKFQVPEDEDANLNKLFIKTKELLVSVLQFLKGQTLVKALEIPACSPVQKNLHNAKYSSLSPTLTTIHKSSSLNDCKLQLRAYLNKLELDGWVSRDDGYQNIITAVAKDLCNKGKYRTIRNKELQTLRTTKQRLEEKRKYYQEQVEYYNEYIQRCLENLHTGKGSLQALKASQKNNHIKLRSKMTLKYSAAKLQEKGVLLEVDGLPQSQFKNVIFEISPTEHSGLFSVRCKFMGVEMEKIDIDIQKLLALQFEGAPIMDMFGKAKINVNLLLYLLNRKFYGKT, from the exons atgaaaaatataattcagtCTATTCGttgtaaaaataatgattttatgGATATATTAAAGACGTCTACATTGTGTTTAAAA aatATCATTCATGAGAACGCGCAATTGTATAAAGAACAACTAATGCAATTATTAGAAAGCTCTGAATGGAACAATATATATTCAGAAAGCAATTATCATCATTGGAAGCAACTATTTcagaaggaaattaataaagcAAATGAAACCGCACTTAAATCTCAGAAAC GTGAGGATTGTGTAAGGCTTTTAAATCTAATGTTACAAAATGATGTACGAGATGATTTCTATAAACTTCTAAAAAAACCTGATTTAGGATTGAGAGAAAAAATTGATGATTTTGCATTACCGTTATATTATGAAGAGATGAAAATTGATCGTATCGAATCTCAg AACGACCTTTCATATAGCGATATTGTAGCCAGTACGCGTGTTTTATCAACGATTGCAGAAATTAGTAAAGCTGTAGACACGGGAAATCCAGATTTAGTTTATCAAGCATTGACAAACCCAGATTGCCATGTTTCT GAATTAGATCAAGGGAATAAAGTAAAGTATTATAGAGCATTAGTAGCAGTTCGATGTAAAAAGCAGGCAACTAATGAAGAATGTCCTTTATTAACATATATCGATATTCAAGACTGCATTGATGCTGTCAATCAGCAGTGCCAAACTGATGATGAgg TAATACAAGTTCTACGTCAATTAAACTCTGCTGTCGTAGAAAACGACCGAAATGGTATTATAGCtgctttaaaaaattctattttaaaattacaaaccCCTGTTTCATCAGAAGATGTATctctttatttgaaattatttaaaagatgCCTCGAAGAAAAACATATTGATGGTTCTGAATTGTGGCTAGAAGATGTAGAAAATGTAACAAAAGTTGTTAATACAGAATCTTCGAACGTGAAAAATG tctgtaaatttttatcaaacattAATAATGGATTAGAGCGAAATGATGAGTTATTTACACTTCAATGCCTCCAACAATTTGGTATTAAAATACCAGAGGAATATAAAGCAAACTGTTATAAAACCTTATACAATTCAAAAAACATGAAG AGTGAAAAGTACAATTGTGAACTTGTTCGTTATGTTACTCATGAAAATAATGAAtcctatttaaatttaaaaaactacAGTTATACTTGGGATTGTCCAAAAAATATGAcggaaacattttatattgatatGGAAGACATAAAA gaattaataaaaaatattactgcAAGAGAATACGAAAAGTGTAGAATAAATAATCAGATAATCTGGTTCCAAGCTTATGCCCGTGGATATTTATTGAGAAAAAAACTTTCTAATaggtttatatatttttataataatgtagataaaattattcgaatccAAGCTTGGTGGAGAAGAGTAGTACAGCGTAAacaatatatgaaattactagaagataaaaaaagatataatgaaaaagtatttcaaaataCGTCTTTGAAAGTGGAAACTAAATATGCAAACATATTGgattattatagaaaacat gaagaaaaaattataaaaatacaagccTTGTGGCGGAGTCGTGCCGAAAGACATGCTTTCCGTTCACTGTTATATAAGGAAAAACCACCATTTCCTGTAGTTCGTCATTTTTCTgcgattttaaattttaatgcaGAGGATTACGACAAAGACTTACAGTTACAA AATTTAAAACTCGAAGTTGTGCAAAATATACGACACAACCAGGTTTTATCCCAACAATTGGATAGTATGGATATAAAAATTGGTTTACTTATACAAAATAGAATTACACTACAA GATGTTATAGCCCATGGGAAGAGCTTAGAAAATCTTGCAAagcaaaagcattccaacagaGATCAAAGAAACTCTTTATCAGATGGTGTTGTTTCACACAAAGGCTTAAAATCATTAACTAAAGAAGGTCGAAAAATGTTGGAAGGATATCAACATTTGTTTTATGCACTGCAAACTAATCCAAGATACTTATCAAAACTTTTATTCCTCTTACCTCAAAGTAAAACAAATAAGTTTCttcaaaatgtaattttgacATTGTTTAACTTTGGATCAAATATCAGAgaagaatatttgttattaaaattatttgggAGTGCATTACAAGAAGAAATCAG atgtaaatttcaaaaacCATCTGAAGTCGTTACCGGAAGCCCTCTTGTCTTGAAAATGGCAGTAAATTATGCACGGCAATTAAATGGCCAAAGAGCTTTGAGGCTAATTGTTGGAccaattattgaaaaaattttaaccGATCGtacattaaatatagaaacgaATCCCGTTGATATTTATAAGTGCTGGCGAAATCAGTTAGAAATGGAAACAGGAGAAACATT GAATTTGCCTTATGCGGTAACACAACAACAAGCTTTAGATTATGAGCAAGTACGAATTAGATTAAATAAAGGAATAGAATTATTGCAAAGTACTGTTTTAGAATTTTTGACTAAAATAACTGAATCACGAGATTTAATACCATATGGAATGTTATATATGGCTAAAATTTTAAACGACTCCTTAACTGAAAAATTCCCAAATGCTccagaaaaagatattttgaaaGTAGTGGGGAATTTGATTTactatcattttataaatgcaGCTATTGTAGCTCCAGATGCTTTCGATCTAATTACATTACCAATTGATAGATCATTATCAAATGATCAACGAAGAAATTTAGCAAgtattgcaaaaatattacaatttgcTGCTTCTAAGAAAGGG ttTGGTGAAGAGGCCACACATCTAGTTTGTTTGAATCCATTTATAATTGAATGCCatgaaaagtttaaaaaattcttccgTTATTGTTGTCAAATTGAAGATCTAgaagaacatttttttatacacgAATATACGGAAGCCACGCTCATTCACAAACCtgagatttatatttctttacaa GAAATTTGTGACACTCATTGTCTTATGTTAGAATATCAAGATCAGATAGCATCAGATCCAATGGATTCCTTACATGATTTATTGGATGATTTAGGTCCTGCACCAACTGTTGCATCTTTACTTGGAATct ctGATGTTGCTTGTGAAACGAATTTAATACGCCTTGGGAAAATGGAAGTATGTCTGGTACTCACGAATAAATTTCAAGTACCAGAAGACGAAGACGCTAATTTGAACAAGCTCTtcataaaaacgaaagaattatTGGTTTCTGTACTGCAGTTCTTAAAAGGTCAAACATTAGTTAAAGCTCTAGAAATTCCTGCATGTTCTCCTGTGCAAAAAAATCTACACAACGCAAAATACTCCAGCTTATCGCCTACTTTAACTACTATTCATAAGAG ttCATCCTTGAATGATTGTAAGCTTCAGTTACGGGCGTATCTTAATAAACTCGAACTTGACGGATGGGTAAGTCGAGACGATGggtatcaaaatattataactgCAGTGGCCAAAGATCTTTGtaataaaggaaaatatcGAACTATTCGGAATAAAGAATTACAGACTTTACGAACAACTAAACAAAGACTGGAAGAAAAACGCAAATATTACCAAGAACAAGTAGAGTACtataatgaatatatacaACGATGTTTGGAGAATCTACACACGGGCAAAgg ATCTTTGCAAGCACTTAAAGCTAGTCAAAAAAATAATCACATTAAATTAAGATCTAAGATGACACTGAAATATTCCGCGGCCAAACTACAAGAAAAAGGAGTACTGTTAGAAGTTGATGGACTTCCACAATCGcagtttaaaaatgtaatttttgaaataagtCCAACAGAACATAGTGGTCTTTTCAGCGTGCGTTGTAAATTTATGGGAGTAGAAATGGAAAAGATTGACATCGACATACAAAAATTACTTGCGTTACAGTTTGAAGGTGCACCAATTATGGATATGTTTGGTAAAgcaaaaattaatgtaaatttgctgttgtatttattaaatcgaaAATTTTATGGTAAAACTTGA